In Pseudodesulfovibrio alkaliphilus, the genomic stretch ATACATCGTCTGCTCAGGCGAGATGATGGCCATGTACGCGGCCAACAACATCTGCAAGGGCATCATGAAGTACGCCGAGTCCGGCGGGGTGCGGCTTGGCGGCCTCATCTGCAATTCGCGCAACACCGACCGCGAGGCAGACCTGATCACCGAGCTGGCCAGCAAGCTGGGCACCCAGATGATCTACTTCGTCCCCCGTGACAACGACGTGCAGCGCGCCGAGATCAATCGCAAGACCGTCATCGAGTGGGACGGCGCAGTGTCCCAGGCCGACCAGTATCGCGGGCTGGCCAAGGCCATCGACGAAAACAAGATGTTCGTCATTCCCACCCCCCTGGAGATCGAGGAGCTGGAACAACTACTCCTCGATTATGGAATCATGGAAGCGTAGCCAATCAAATTGTCTAAAAATCAACAGTATAGGAGGGAGCGGAAATGATGATCATGGTGAGGGCGATAGTGCGCCCGGAAAAGGCGGACGACGTGCTTGCGGCCCTGATGGACAACGGTTTTCCGGCAGTGACCAAATATTCCGTGGCCGGACGAGGCAAACAGCGCGGCATCAAGATCGGCGAGGTCACCTACGACGAAATTCCAAAGACCATGCTCATGAGCGTGGTCAAGGAGGCGGACAAGGACTTTGTCATCTCCACCATCATGGATGCAGCCCGCTCCGGCGTGAAGGGCGCGTTCGGAGACGGCAAGATCTTCGTCTCCCAGGTGGAGGGTGTCTACACCATCAGCTCGGGTGTCAACGAAACCGCCGTGGCCGGGGAGGCATAGCATGAAGGAAGTCATCGCAGTAGTGCGTATGGACATGATGAACCGCACCAAGGCCGCCCTGACCAGTGCCGGGGTGGACGCCTTCTTCGCCCACGAGGCGCAGGGCCGGGGCAAGGGGTTCGTCAACTCCAGCGTACTCGAAGGCGCGG encodes the following:
- a CDS encoding P-II family nitrogen regulator → MMIMVRAIVRPEKADDVLAALMDNGFPAVTKYSVAGRGKQRGIKIGEVTYDEIPKTMLMSVVKEADKDFVISTIMDAARSGVKGAFGDGKIFVSQVEGVYTISSGVNETAVAGEA